Proteins co-encoded in one Lagopus muta isolate bLagMut1 chromosome 25, bLagMut1 primary, whole genome shotgun sequence genomic window:
- the CRHR1 gene encoding corticotropin-releasing factor receptor 1 isoform X2 produces MRLRSIRCLRNIIHWNLITAFILRNATWFVVQLTMNPEVHESNVVWCRLVTAAYNYFHVTNFFWMFGEGCYLHTAIVLTYSTDKLRKWMFICIGWCIPFPIIVAWAIGKLYYDNEKCWFGKRAGVYTDYIYQGPMILVLLINFIFLFNIVRILMTKLRASTTSETIQYRKAVKATLVLLPLLGITYMLFFVNPGEDEISRIVFIYFNSFLESFQGFFVSVFYCFLNSEVRSAVRKRWHRWQDKHSIRARVARAMSIPTSPTRVSFHSIKQSSAV; encoded by the exons ATGCGCCTGCG GAGCATCCGGTGTCTGAGGAACATCATCCACTGGAACCTGATCACAGCCTTCATCCTACGCAATGCCACGTGGTTTGTGGTGCAGCTCACGATGAACCCAGAGGTGCACGAGAGCAACGTG GTCTGGTGCCGTTTGGTCACAGCTGCCTACAATTACTTCCATGTCACCAACTTCTTCTGGATGTTTGGTGAGGGCTGCTACCTGCATACAGCCATTGTCCTCACCTATTCCACTGACAAGCTCCGCAAGTGGATGTTCATCTGTATTGGCTGGT GTATCCCCTTTCCCATCATTGTAGCCTGGGCCATCGGGAAGCTGTACTACGACAATGAGAA GTGCTGGTTTGGGAAGCGAGCAGGAGTTTATACTGACTACATCTATCAAGGTCCTATGATCCTGGTGCTTCTG ATCAACTTCATCTTTCTGTTCAACATCGTTCGGATTCTCATGACCAAGCTCCGAGCATCAACCACGTCAGAGACAATCCAGTACAG AAAAGCAGTCAAGGCCacactggtgctgctgcccttgCTGGGAATCACCTACATGCTGTTCTTCGTCAATCCAGGGGAGGATGAAATCTCCAGGATCGTCTTCATCTACTTCAACTCTTTCCTGGAGTCCTTCCAG GGCTTCTTTGTCTCTGTCTTCTACTGCTTCCTGAACAGTGAG GTGCGCTCGGCTGTGCGGAAGCGGTGGCACCGATGGCAGGACAAGCACTCCATCCGTGCTCGGGTGGCTCGGGCCATgtccatccccacctccccgACCCGGGTCAGCTTCCACAGCATCAAGCAGTCCTCAGCAGTGtga
- the CRHR1 gene encoding corticotropin-releasing factor receptor 1 isoform X1, with amino-acid sequence MVPGPRPALLLFLLQVFLLWDSPIAASIQEQYCESLLPTTNHTGPQCNASVDLIGTCWPRSAVGQLVARPCPEYFYGVRYNTTNNGYRECLANGSWAARVNYSQCQEILSEEKKSKLHYHIAVIINYLGHCVSLGALLVAFVLFMRLRSIRCLRNIIHWNLITAFILRNATWFVVQLTMNPEVHESNVVWCRLVTAAYNYFHVTNFFWMFGEGCYLHTAIVLTYSTDKLRKWMFICIGWCIPFPIIVAWAIGKLYYDNEKCWFGKRAGVYTDYIYQGPMILVLLINFIFLFNIVRILMTKLRASTTSETIQYRKAVKATLVLLPLLGITYMLFFVNPGEDEISRIVFIYFNSFLESFQGFFVSVFYCFLNSEVRSAVRKRWHRWQDKHSIRARVARAMSIPTSPTRVSFHSIKQSSAV; translated from the exons ATGGTGCCCGGTCCGCGTCCTGcactcctcctctttctcctgcaG GTGTTTCTCCTCTGGGATAGCCCCATTGCAGCCTCCATCCAAGAGCAGTACTGTGAGAGCCTGCTGCCCACCACCAACCACACAG GGCCTCAGTGCAACGCCTCTGTGGACCTGATTGGCACGTGCTGGCCCCGCAGTGCAGTGGGACAACTGGTGGCTCGGCCCTGCCCCGAGTATTTCTACGGCGTGCGGTACAACACCACAA ACAATGGCTACAGGGAGTGCCTCGCTAACGGGAGCTGGGCAGCACGGGTCAACTACTCCCAGTGCCAGGAGATCCTCAGCGAGGAG AAGAAGAGCAAGCTGCACTACCACATCGCTGTCATCATCAACTACCTGGGGCACTGTGTCTCACTGGGGGCCCTCCTCGTGGCCTTTGTGCTCTTCATGCGCCTGCG GAGCATCCGGTGTCTGAGGAACATCATCCACTGGAACCTGATCACAGCCTTCATCCTACGCAATGCCACGTGGTTTGTGGTGCAGCTCACGATGAACCCAGAGGTGCACGAGAGCAACGTG GTCTGGTGCCGTTTGGTCACAGCTGCCTACAATTACTTCCATGTCACCAACTTCTTCTGGATGTTTGGTGAGGGCTGCTACCTGCATACAGCCATTGTCCTCACCTATTCCACTGACAAGCTCCGCAAGTGGATGTTCATCTGTATTGGCTGGT GTATCCCCTTTCCCATCATTGTAGCCTGGGCCATCGGGAAGCTGTACTACGACAATGAGAA GTGCTGGTTTGGGAAGCGAGCAGGAGTTTATACTGACTACATCTATCAAGGTCCTATGATCCTGGTGCTTCTG ATCAACTTCATCTTTCTGTTCAACATCGTTCGGATTCTCATGACCAAGCTCCGAGCATCAACCACGTCAGAGACAATCCAGTACAG AAAAGCAGTCAAGGCCacactggtgctgctgcccttgCTGGGAATCACCTACATGCTGTTCTTCGTCAATCCAGGGGAGGATGAAATCTCCAGGATCGTCTTCATCTACTTCAACTCTTTCCTGGAGTCCTTCCAG GGCTTCTTTGTCTCTGTCTTCTACTGCTTCCTGAACAGTGAG GTGCGCTCGGCTGTGCGGAAGCGGTGGCACCGATGGCAGGACAAGCACTCCATCCGTGCTCGGGTGGCTCGGGCCATgtccatccccacctccccgACCCGGGTCAGCTTCCACAGCATCAAGCAGTCCTCAGCAGTGtga